One Deinococcus aerius DNA segment encodes these proteins:
- a CDS encoding phosphotransferase family protein, translating into MSRAREAHLMDVTPWQRLARRLNPHAQVLRSWPLTGGVSARVTALEIGVPGGSVERWVVRQYGEANVRSNPNVADDEFRLLRLLMSAGLPVPQPLYADSSGEVFPAPVLVTRYVGGEAVLTPAAPVEYAARVADFLLRLHAVRWSGELPFLQPLPGLSERPAVLDEALAEGMIRDALEPVWPPAPRNAPAPLHGDFWPGNVLWREGRLAAVIDWEDAALGDPLADLANARLETLFFYGRGAMDELTRRYRAGSGLDFAALPFWDLWAALRPAGRLAGWGLDARTEETLRARHRWFVRQAFGGLAVG; encoded by the coding sequence GTGAGTCGAGCGCGGGAAGCCCATCTGATGGACGTGACCCCCTGGCAGCGGCTCGCTCGGCGCCTGAACCCCCACGCCCAGGTGCTGCGGTCGTGGCCGCTCACCGGGGGTGTTTCGGCCCGGGTCACCGCGCTGGAGATCGGTGTTCCGGGCGGGTCAGTCGAACGGTGGGTCGTCCGGCAGTACGGGGAGGCCAACGTCCGCAGCAATCCGAACGTGGCCGACGACGAGTTCCGCCTCCTGCGCCTCCTCATGTCGGCCGGGCTGCCCGTTCCGCAACCGCTGTATGCCGACTCGTCCGGCGAAGTGTTCCCCGCACCCGTCCTGGTCACCCGGTACGTGGGGGGCGAGGCGGTCCTCACCCCGGCGGCCCCGGTGGAGTATGCCGCGCGGGTGGCCGACTTCCTCCTTCGCCTCCACGCCGTTCGGTGGTCGGGGGAACTGCCCTTCCTCCAGCCCTTGCCGGGCCTGAGTGAGCGCCCCGCCGTCCTCGACGAGGCGTTGGCTGAGGGCATGATCCGGGACGCGCTCGAACCGGTCTGGCCGCCCGCGCCCCGCAACGCGCCCGCCCCGCTGCACGGGGACTTCTGGCCGGGCAACGTGCTGTGGCGGGAGGGCCGCCTGGCCGCCGTCATCGACTGGGAGGACGCGGCGCTGGGCGATCCCCTGGCCGACCTGGCGAATGCGCGGCTCGAAACCCTCTTCTTCTATGGACGGGGCGCGATGGACGAGCTGACGCGGCGTTACCGGGCGGGCTCGGGCCTCGACTTCGCGGCCCTGCCGTTCTGGGACCTCTGGGCCGCCCTGCGCCCGGCGGGACGACTGGCGGGGTGGGGGCTGGACGCCCGGACGGAGGAAACCCTGCGGGCACGTCATCGGTGGTTCGTCCGGCAGGCCTTTGGTGGGCTCGCGGTAGGTTGA
- the proB gene encoding glutamate 5-kinase → MRVVLKLGTSVLTAGGDRLHRPRLVDLLRDMAAVRAAGHEVVLVTSGAVLAGWEALGFPPRDRTLAEKQLLAAVGQGRLMHLYATVADLYGVPVAQVLLTADDFRDRTRYLNARTTLDGCLSRGVLPVINENDAVATAQLRVGDNDTLSAFVANLTEADLLVILTDAPGLYTADPRVDPGATLIPVVERVTPEVWALAGGAGSHRGTGGMHTKIQAAEIATRAGTPVVIAPGDAENALNRIVGGEALGTRFLAHGSRLEARKRWILAEVATGRVVLDEGAARAVRERGGSLLPAGITAVHGPFERGHTVRLLAPDGREVARGLTRYRAADLARIAGRHSRDIEGVLGFTYGPEAVHRDDLVRL, encoded by the coding sequence ATGCGCGTCGTCCTCAAACTCGGCACCAGCGTCCTGACGGCGGGGGGCGACCGGCTACACCGCCCGCGGCTGGTGGACCTGCTCCGCGACATGGCGGCGGTGCGGGCGGCCGGGCACGAGGTGGTCCTCGTGACCAGCGGCGCCGTGCTCGCCGGGTGGGAGGCGCTGGGTTTTCCGCCGCGCGACCGGACCCTGGCGGAAAAGCAACTTCTGGCGGCGGTCGGGCAGGGCCGCCTGATGCACCTGTACGCGACCGTGGCCGACCTGTACGGGGTGCCCGTCGCGCAGGTCCTCCTGACCGCCGACGACTTCCGCGACCGCACCCGCTACCTGAACGCCCGCACCACCCTGGACGGCTGCCTGAGCCGCGGCGTGCTGCCGGTCATCAACGAGAACGACGCGGTGGCGACGGCGCAGCTCCGGGTCGGCGACAACGACACCCTCTCGGCCTTCGTGGCGAACCTGACGGAGGCCGACCTGCTGGTGATCCTGACCGACGCCCCGGGGCTCTACACCGCCGACCCGCGGGTGGACCCCGGGGCGACGTTGATCCCCGTGGTGGAGCGGGTGACCCCGGAGGTCTGGGCGCTGGCGGGCGGGGCGGGCAGTCACCGCGGCACGGGCGGGATGCACACCAAGATCCAGGCCGCCGAGATCGCCACCCGCGCGGGAACCCCCGTCGTGATCGCCCCCGGCGATGCCGAGAACGCCCTGAACCGGATCGTGGGCGGCGAGGCGCTGGGCACGCGCTTCCTCGCGCACGGCTCGCGGCTGGAGGCCCGCAAACGCTGGATTCTGGCCGAGGTGGCGACGGGCCGCGTCGTGCTCGACGAGGGGGCGGCGCGGGCGGTGCGCGAGCGCGGCGGAAGCCTGCTCCCCGCCGGGATCACCGCCGTCCACGGCCCCTTCGAGCGCGGCCACACGGTCCGCCTCCTCGCCCCGGATGGCCGCGAGGTGGCGCGCGGGCTCACCCGCTACCGCGCCGCCGACCTCGCGCGCATCGCCGGGCGCCACTCGCGCGACATCGAGGGGGTGCTGGGATTTACCTACGGCCCGGAGGCGGTCCACCGGGACGACCTCGTGCGGCTGTAA
- a CDS encoding glutamate-5-semialdehyde dehydrogenase codes for MTTTETLSVREMGLRARRAARVLRSLPTDRKAAALHAVARELRAREAGILAANARDVAAAQAAGLPAPMVARLRLDAPALAAIARDVEAVAALPDPVGETTPERTLPSGIRVSQRRVPLGVLGVIYESRPNVTVDVAALALMSGNAVILRGGKETVSSNAALEEAIRAGLASEGVPAEAVQVIRDPARERMLELLRLDDLVDAIIPRGGAGLHRYCVENATVPVIVGGIGVVHIYLDESFTRDPADVERAARLVHNAKVQKPSACNALDTLLIHRGALPALPALARDLMAAGVTLRADPPALATLRSAGLDAEPASEADYGTEFLSLTASIRTVPGLDEALDFIAAHGNHTDVILTRDPAQAERFVADVDSAAVMVNASPRFNDGGQLGLGAEVAISTQKLHARGPMGLRELTTTKWVVVGDGQVRA; via the coding sequence ATGACGACCACCGAGACCCTGAGCGTCCGGGAGATGGGCCTGCGGGCGCGGCGGGCGGCGCGGGTGCTGCGCTCACTCCCCACGGATCGCAAGGCCGCGGCCCTGCACGCGGTCGCGCGGGAACTGCGGGCGCGCGAGGCCGGGATTCTGGCCGCGAACGCGCGGGACGTGGCCGCCGCCCAGGCCGCGGGACTCCCCGCCCCGATGGTCGCCCGCCTGCGCCTTGACGCCCCGGCCCTCGCCGCCATCGCCCGCGACGTGGAGGCGGTGGCGGCCCTGCCCGACCCGGTGGGGGAGACCACGCCCGAGCGCACGCTTCCCAGCGGCATCCGCGTTTCGCAGCGGCGGGTGCCCCTGGGCGTCCTCGGCGTGATCTACGAGAGCCGCCCGAACGTGACGGTGGACGTGGCCGCCCTCGCCCTCATGAGCGGGAACGCCGTTATCCTGCGCGGCGGCAAGGAGACGGTGAGCAGCAACGCGGCGCTGGAGGAGGCCATCCGCGCTGGCCTGGCTTCCGAGGGCGTCCCCGCCGAGGCCGTCCAGGTCATCCGCGACCCGGCCCGCGAGCGGATGCTGGAACTGCTGCGCCTCGACGATCTGGTGGACGCGATCATTCCGCGCGGTGGGGCCGGGCTGCACCGCTACTGCGTGGAGAATGCCACCGTGCCCGTGATCGTGGGCGGCATCGGCGTCGTCCACATCTACCTCGACGAGAGTTTTACCCGTGACCCCGCCGACGTGGAGCGGGCCGCCCGGCTCGTCCACAACGCCAAGGTGCAGAAACCCAGCGCCTGCAACGCCCTGGACACCCTGCTCATTCATCGGGGGGCGCTGCCCGCCCTGCCCGCCCTCGCCCGCGACCTGATGGCGGCGGGCGTGACGCTGCGGGCCGATCCCCCCGCCCTCGCCACCTTGCGGTCCGCCGGTCTGGACGCCGAGCCCGCCAGCGAGGCCGACTACGGCACCGAGTTCCTCTCGCTCACCGCCAGCATCCGCACCGTCCCGGGTCTGGACGAGGCCCTCGACTTCATCGCCGCGCACGGCAACCACACCGACGTGATCCTGACGCGCGACCCGGCGCAGGCCGAGCGTTTCGTGGCCGACGTGGACAGCGCCGCCGTCATGGTGAACGCCAGCCCCCGCTTCAACGACGGCGGGCAACTCGGCCTGGGCGCCGAGGTCGCCATCAGCACCCAGAAGCTGCACGCCCGGGGGCCGATGGGCCTGCGCGAACTCACGACAACGAAATGGGTCGTGGTGGGGGACGGTCAGGTGCGGGCTTGA
- the dxs gene encoding 1-deoxy-D-xylulose-5-phosphate synthase: protein MSEPKTSSSLTTARRTPLLDRVDSPEDLKKLSRDQLPGLAAELRDEIVRVCSVGGLHLASSLGATDLIVALHYVLNSPRDRILFDVGHQAYAHKMLTGRRSRMHTVKKEGGLSGFTKVSESEHDAITVGHASTSLANALGMALARDAMGQDFKVAAVIGDGSLTGGMALAALNTIGDMQRKMLIVLNDNEMSISENVGAMSRFMRGLQVQKWFQEGEGAGKKAVQAVSKPLADFMSRAKSSTRHFFDPASVNPFAAMGVRYVGPVDGHNVQELVWLIERLVDLDGPTILHVVTKKGKGLSYAEADPIYWHGPGKFDPVTGEFKPSDAYSWSAAFGDAVTELAKADPRTFVITPAMREGSGLVRYSQVHPHRYLDVGIAEDVAVTTAAGMALQGLRPIVAIYSTFLQRAYDQVLHDVAIENLNVTFAIDRGGIVGADGATHNGVFDLSYLRSIPNVRIGLPRDAAELRGMLKAAQENPGPFAIRYPRGNTERVPEGTWPELRWGTWERLKGGDDVVILAGGKALEYALKAARDLPGVGVVNARFVKPLDETMLREVAGKARALVTVEDNTVVGGFGSAVLEALNGMGLRTPVRVLGIPDEFQDHATVESVHARAGIDAQAIRTVLAELGVDVPLEV from the coding sequence ATGAGCGAGCCGAAAACCTCCTCCAGCCTGACCACGGCGAGGCGCACCCCGCTCCTCGACCGGGTGGACAGCCCGGAGGACCTGAAAAAACTCTCGCGCGATCAACTGCCCGGGCTCGCCGCCGAGTTGCGCGACGAGATCGTGCGGGTGTGCTCGGTGGGCGGACTGCACCTGGCGAGCAGCCTCGGCGCGACCGACCTCATCGTGGCGCTGCATTACGTGCTGAACTCGCCCCGCGACCGCATCCTCTTCGACGTGGGGCACCAGGCCTACGCCCACAAGATGCTGACCGGGCGCCGCTCGCGGATGCACACCGTAAAGAAGGAGGGCGGCCTCTCGGGCTTCACCAAGGTCAGCGAGTCCGAGCACGACGCGATCACGGTGGGCCACGCGAGTACGAGTCTGGCGAACGCACTCGGCATGGCGCTCGCCCGCGACGCGATGGGGCAGGATTTCAAGGTCGCCGCCGTCATCGGGGACGGCTCGCTGACGGGCGGCATGGCCCTGGCCGCGCTGAACACCATCGGCGATATGCAGCGCAAAATGCTCATCGTCCTGAACGACAACGAGATGAGCATCAGCGAGAACGTGGGGGCGATGAGCCGCTTTATGCGCGGCCTCCAGGTGCAGAAGTGGTTCCAGGAGGGCGAGGGCGCCGGGAAGAAGGCGGTCCAGGCGGTCAGCAAGCCGCTGGCCGACTTCATGAGCCGCGCCAAGAGCAGCACCCGGCACTTCTTCGACCCCGCGAGCGTGAACCCCTTCGCGGCGATGGGCGTGCGCTACGTGGGGCCGGTGGATGGGCACAACGTCCAGGAACTCGTGTGGCTGATCGAGCGGCTGGTGGACCTCGACGGGCCGACCATCTTGCACGTCGTCACGAAAAAGGGCAAGGGCCTGAGCTACGCCGAGGCCGACCCGATCTACTGGCACGGGCCGGGCAAGTTCGACCCGGTGACCGGGGAGTTCAAGCCGAGTGACGCCTACTCCTGGAGCGCGGCCTTCGGGGACGCGGTGACGGAGCTGGCGAAGGCGGATCCGCGCACCTTCGTCATCACGCCCGCCATGCGCGAGGGGAGCGGGCTGGTGCGCTACAGCCAGGTTCACCCCCACCGCTACCTGGATGTGGGCATCGCGGAGGACGTGGCGGTGACGACGGCGGCGGGAATGGCGCTGCAAGGCCTGCGCCCCATCGTGGCGATCTACTCGACCTTTCTGCAACGGGCCTACGACCAGGTGCTGCACGACGTGGCCATCGAGAACCTGAACGTGACCTTCGCCATCGACCGGGGCGGCATCGTGGGCGCGGACGGGGCGACGCACAACGGCGTGTTCGACCTGAGTTACCTGCGCTCGATCCCGAACGTCCGTATCGGGCTGCCGAGGGACGCCGCCGAGTTGCGCGGGATGCTCAAGGCGGCGCAGGAGAACCCCGGCCCCTTCGCCATCCGCTACCCGCGCGGCAACACGGAGCGCGTGCCGGAGGGCACCTGGCCCGAACTCCGGTGGGGCACCTGGGAACGCCTGAAAGGCGGCGACGACGTGGTGATCCTGGCGGGCGGCAAGGCGCTGGAGTACGCGCTGAAGGCGGCCCGCGACCTTCCGGGCGTGGGCGTCGTGAACGCCCGCTTCGTCAAGCCGCTGGATGAGACGATGTTGCGCGAGGTGGCCGGGAAGGCCCGCGCCCTGGTCACGGTGGAGGACAACACCGTTGTCGGCGGCTTCGGAAGCGCGGTGCTGGAGGCGCTGAACGGCATGGGGCTCAGGACGCCCGTGCGGGTCCTGGGTATCCCCGACGAGTTCCAGGACCACGCGACGGTCGAGAGCGTCCACGCGCGGGCGGGGATTGACGCACAGGCGATCCGCACGGTGCTGGCCGAACTCGGGGTGGACGTGCCGCTGGAGGTGTAG
- a CDS encoding PspA/IM30 family protein produces MTILDRLSRLLRANVNDLISKAEDPGKIIDQALRDMRAAYGEARAEVADAMSQNARLQREANTNRTLAQEYEKKAEEALRGGSEDLAREALRRAQNHKDLAKGFEDQIAVQSSTVDQLKTQLRALEAKIDEMESKKTLLAARQKTAQAGATLDRVSGFDKAGGAMNAFEDMERKVAGMEDRNRAMTELRQEGDLDAQLKDLGRDRDLDDAFAALKARVQGGDKPQG; encoded by the coding sequence ATGACTATTCTCGACCGTCTGTCCCGACTGCTGCGTGCCAATGTCAACGACCTGATCAGCAAGGCCGAGGACCCCGGCAAGATCATCGACCAGGCCCTGCGCGACATGCGCGCCGCCTACGGGGAAGCCCGCGCCGAGGTCGCCGACGCGATGAGCCAGAACGCCCGTCTCCAGCGCGAGGCGAACACCAACCGCACCCTCGCCCAGGAATACGAGAAGAAGGCGGAGGAGGCCCTGCGCGGCGGCAGCGAGGACCTCGCCCGCGAGGCGCTGAGGCGCGCCCAGAACCACAAGGACCTCGCCAAGGGGTTCGAGGACCAGATCGCGGTGCAGAGCAGCACGGTGGACCAGCTCAAGACCCAGCTCCGTGCCCTGGAAGCCAAGATCGACGAGATGGAGTCGAAAAAGACCCTGCTCGCCGCCCGGCAGAAGACCGCCCAGGCGGGCGCCACCCTCGACCGGGTCAGCGGCTTCGACAAGGCGGGCGGGGCGATGAACGCCTTCGAGGACATGGAGCGCAAGGTCGCGGGGATGGAGGACCGCAACCGCGCGATGACCGAGTTGCGCCAGGAGGGCGACCTCGACGCGCAGCTCAAGGACCTGGGGCGCGACCGGGACCTCGACGACGCCTTCGCGGCCCTCAAGGCCCGGGTGCAGGGCGGGGACAAGCCGCAGGGCTGA
- a CDS encoding PIN/TRAM domain-containing protein, translating into MLAFRLIIMLLGLLAGWGAGRVLAVGTGDPDVTRVNTLSLMLAGALAALLLAPRGERLAARELTRLGRWYARLSPRTVAAATFGLMVALLLSVLLGNLLRGLPFYTWVWSVVVTLVLAAFFVPFAARHADAFGGLAFPPVRRQPGSKILDSNVIIDGRIVDLARSGLLEGDLVVPGFVLRELQVLADHADPQKRTRGKRGLTVLEDLRAARPLRVEDWDDPTLSTVDDKLVRLARETGGKLVTNDGNLGKIARLHGLEVLNLHAAAVALRPQVQAGDLLTVTVTKGGQQQGQGVGYLEDGTMVVVEDGLKFRGKPTRVQVVNNVQTNVGRMIFARVENQGAA; encoded by the coding sequence GTGCTTGCCTTCCGGCTGATCATCATGCTGCTCGGCCTCCTCGCCGGATGGGGGGCGGGACGGGTCCTCGCCGTGGGGACCGGCGATCCCGATGTGACGCGGGTGAATACCCTCAGCCTGATGCTGGCGGGCGCGCTCGCCGCCCTGCTGCTCGCCCCCCGCGGCGAGCGCCTCGCGGCCCGGGAGCTGACCCGCCTGGGCCGCTGGTACGCGCGCCTCTCGCCCCGCACCGTCGCGGCGGCCACCTTCGGCCTGATGGTCGCGCTGCTGCTCAGCGTGCTGCTGGGCAACCTGCTGCGCGGCCTGCCCTTTTACACCTGGGTCTGGAGCGTCGTGGTCACGCTCGTGCTGGCGGCCTTTTTCGTCCCCTTCGCCGCCCGGCACGCCGACGCCTTCGGGGGGCTCGCCTTTCCCCCGGTGCGCCGCCAGCCGGGCAGCAAGATCTTGGACAGCAACGTGATCATTGACGGCCGCATCGTCGATCTGGCCCGAAGCGGCCTCCTGGAGGGCGACCTCGTCGTGCCCGGCTTCGTGCTGCGCGAGCTTCAGGTCCTCGCCGACCACGCCGACCCCCAGAAGCGCACCCGGGGCAAGCGCGGCCTCACCGTGCTGGAGGACCTGCGCGCCGCCCGCCCCCTGCGCGTCGAGGACTGGGACGACCCCACGCTGAGTACCGTGGACGACAAGCTCGTGCGCCTGGCCCGCGAGACGGGCGGCAAGCTCGTCACCAACGACGGCAACCTGGGCAAGATCGCCCGGCTGCACGGCCTGGAGGTGCTGAACCTGCACGCCGCCGCCGTCGCGCTCAGGCCCCAGGTGCAGGCCGGGGACCTCCTCACCGTCACCGTCACCAAGGGCGGCCAGCAGCAGGGCCAGGGCGTGGGCTACCTGGAGGACGGCACGATGGTCGTCGTCGAGGACGGCCTGAAGTTCCGGGGCAAGCCCACCCGCGTTCAGGTCGTCAACAACGTGCAGACGAACGTGGGCCGCATGATCTTCGCCCGGGTGGAGAACCAGGGCGCGGCGTGA